The genomic interval ACGATTAAAAAAGAATTTTTAGAAAGTCAAAACTTAATGATTATAAGTCTTGACAGTTGGAAAAAACTAATCGAATCTCAAAGTACGTGGCTAAATAACACACCATCTGTTTTGATTTTGAAACCATAAATTTTTAAATTCCAATATTAAAAATCCCAAATTCCAATCTTTATCGATGTGGGATTTGGGATTTTTTTATTCTGAATCAATAAAACCCTTGCAAATTTAGTTTTACAAGGGTTTTACTTTTTCATTTAAATGATTCTTATTTCTCATGTGCCAAGTCATCCGGATCTATTCTATCTTTAACAGCTTTTTTGAAATCATTATTCAATAAATCTGTTAATTTCTTTTTCTCTTTTTGATTTCTTCTGATTGTCAGTACAACTAGAATAATTACTAGAACTGCCACAATCGCTACTATAAACCAATTAATTCCCATAGCTTAAATTTTTACTTAAAATTAAGAAACTATAATTAAACTCTGTACTATCAAAAAGTTAAGTATTACATTTTTAAGCAAAAATCTTAAAAAAGAGAATATTCACAAGAACTTTCTAAAACTCATATTAATTACTCAAGCATCATTAATAACATATGATAATAATCGATCAGCAATTTCTGCATCACTAAATAATTTATTATTGTCATTATTTGATTCCTTAATAAAATCCAAAAAAAAGAAAAAATCTACAAAATTAAAATATTCGGTATTACCAAAAACATATTTAAATTTGCCATCTGTTTTTTCAATTTCAAAAAACATTAGTTCATTATTTAAACTCAGAGGTGCTTCCATATAAATCTCCACAACCTCAGACTTCAAATCTAAAGACTCAGAGCAGCAAAAATTTTCATAAGAGCCACTATTTCTAAAATAAGAAATCAATTCTACGAGTTTCATACTTTTTTATTTTTTTACAATATTCGAAACAGATTATTCAACAAATAAAAACTTTGGGCTTTTAGGAGCTAAAACCTCAAAAACTTAGCAACTCAGCATCTTAGAACCTCAAAAAAAATCACTTCAACAAATACCCCAATCTAATCGAACCATAAAAATAACCAGTATTGGTATTTGTAATATCATTAGGTTCCACTTCTCGGCCTCGATAGATAAAAGAATATGATAAGTTCCAATTATTATGACGATACTTCAAACCAAATTCGGCATTAAAGCGCCACGGAACTATATCAAAAGTTAGAGGACTTGTGTGTTCAAATAAACTTCCCTGAATTGTAGCGTCATAAAATTGGTAATTTACACTTGGAATAGCATAAAAATAAAACTCTCTAATATTATATTGTGGTGTTGAACTTACAGAAGCATCGTGCAGATTCGAATCATAGATTGGCAATAATTTCTTAAAACCAATTCGGGCTAAAAGTCCTGTAGAAACTCCGGTAAAAATAGTCCCTAAATTAGCTTCTGACTGAAAATGAAGATCTACAAAATCATTGTGTTTATTCGGAAACAATTTCTTTGAATATAATGCATGCGCCTGAACACCAAAAGCATTATGCAACTGATTTTCCCAACCATAAACATTTTTGTAACCAATAAGATGATGAAAACTTTCCTGTGTTTCTCTACCAAGAGCATTTGGTCCCATAAAACCCACTTGAAAATCAGTTTTTAAAACCGACTCACTTTGGTAAAAAAAACTTCGTCCGGCTTCGGCAAAAAGATAAGCCGTAAACGGACGATCATTTTCATAGACTGCTTCTTTGTTAATAAATCTCGGATTATAAATATATTGCCCTATGCGAAATTCCGTGATTTTTTTATTGATTTTTTCGTTATTATTCTTTGACAAAAAGCGGTAGAAAAACTCCAAACCATTGGTATAATACATATCATTTTTAGATGATGTATATAAATCATTGTCCGTGATAAGACCTATTTCTTTAGTTTTTGCTTGTCCAAAAATCAACGTCGATGACAATATCAGGAACGCAAAAAAAACTTTTTTACTTCGCATTATAATTTATTTTTCCAACGGCACGCATCTCACGAACAATTCTTTCCTTACGTCTGTTAATATAACTTGAAGATCCTGTTGCTTTAAATTTTCTTGGGTTTGGCAATATTGCAGCAATTCCCGCAGCTTGCATTGGCGTTAAACTCGAAGCGTCACAACGGTACCAATGTTCGGTCGCAGCATATGCACCGTAAACACCATCGCCCATTTCGATACTATTCAGGTAAACTTCCATAATGCGTTCTTTGCCCCAAATAATTTCGATTAAAACGGTAAAATAGGCTTCTAATCCTTTTCGCAGATAACTTTTTCCCTGCCATAAAAAAACATTTTTGGCTGTTTGTTGCGAGATTGTACTTCCGCCACGAATTCGGCGGCCGCGTTCGTTGCTTTTATAGGCTTTTTGCAGCGCTTTAAAATCGAAACCATTATGTGTTAAAAAAGTTCCGTCTTCACTTGCAATTACTGCTTTTTGAAGATTCATCGAAATCTTGTCGATTGGTTCCCAGTCGTGATCGAAATAAACTTCTTTCCCAGCCGTTTTATTTTCGATTGCACGAATTATCATTAAAGGCGTAAACGGTACCGGAACATATTTAAAAAACACAACAGATGCGATCGAAACTCCAAAAAACCACAAACAGGCTTTTATAAAAAACCATTTTACTTTTTCGCCAAAGGAGCGATTGGTTTTCTTCGAAGCTGGTTTTGGTTTACTTGCGGTTGTTTTTTTTGGTGCTGGTTTTTTGGTTGCTGCCATTATATTAAATCTGCTAATTTGGTTTTATTAAAACTGTATGTTTCTTTTCCCCAAAATACATTATTTTTTTATTACTTTGAAAGTTTCTTTCTTATCGTCTTTTATCAAAACAATCATATAAACACCTGTCGAAAAGGATTTAAAATCAACAGCTATTTTTGAATCTGAATATTTCTTTTTAGAAAGTAATTTTCCGTTTAAATCGTAGATTTCCAAATTCGAAATTATTGAATTACTTTCTATATTTAAAACATTTTCTATTGGATTTGGATAATATTTTAAATCTATGAAACTATTCTCAACAATCGATAAGGATTCTGTTGCTTCAGCGAAAATAATATTATCTATAAAAGCATCGTCTCCTAAATCAGATTTTCCAATATGTTGTAATGAAATTCTAATCTCAGATCCTACATACGGCGTTAAATCAAAAATGTGTTTATTGAATGAATATCGTGTACTTGCAGTTGATTGAATAACTTCTCCTAACATATTTCCATTTACTATAACTCTAAACATAGACTCTGTATTGCTTTTTAAATAAGGCATTTTCAAGTCAAAGCTCATAAATAACCTGGATGCTTTTGTTGCATCTACTTTCATGTTCACTTTAGTAATACTGTTTGGATTCATTTCCCAAATTAATGAACTTGCGGCGGTTGTTTTTGCCACTTTTTTAGAAGTATTTGTGGCATCTATCCATTTTCCATCAGTACCATTTCCTGACATCGACAGCCATTTATAATAAGTATCTACCGCTATTTTACTATAAGATGTCCCTTCTAAAACAAGATCATCAGGAGTAGTTTCAAAATCATATACTTTTTTTAAATTTCCATTAATAGAACTTTTATATCCTTCCTTAACTTCAAAATTATCTGCAAGCATATTTGCGCCGCTTGCCTGACCATTAAAATCAATTAAAAAACTATAATCTCCAGATACAATAGGAGTAAAATAATACGAAAGATCATTGTAATTATACTCTGAAAGAGTACCAATTTTATTTAAATCACATTCCATGTTGTACGTATTCTGTCCGCGGCCTACAGATACTAATACTGCAAAACTACTATACTCATATCCCTTTCTTGCTTTTAAGCTAAACTTGTATGATGTTCCTGAATTCAAGTGAAAGATTGGTGTAACCACCTCAGTTGAAGGGCTTACGTTAATTTCAATATAGCTGGTATCATCATATCCTGTTCTCAATCGGTCTGGTTCATAGCCCGTTAATTTTTGCGGTATATTTCTTAAAGTCAAATCGCCCAAAACCAACTTAAAGCAATCCGGTAATACATTTTTTCCGTATGAACTTACAGTATTAAACTTTTCAATCCACGGTAATGGTTTGATATCACAACTTGTTTCTATTTTTATCGGCCCAACAACTATTGAGTTTTGATTATCGCAAATTGTTTTAATATAAAAATCATATGAAGTTGCTCTCTCTAAACCTGAAATTGCGATTTCATTTTTATTAACAGTAACAATGGTTCCTGTTCCCTGAGTGAATCCAGTTACTCCATATTCAATTTGAACATTATGCTGTATTAGATCTTTAAAAATCCATTTTACATCTGCCGAATTATTATTAATGTTAGTAACGGCAATATCAATTGGTTCCGGACAAGACTGTTTTTCTCCATAAATAATATTGTCCAGAAGAACAGTATTTGTTGTATAATTATTGTTTTCATTACTTTCAAGCTTAAAGGCAATTTGTTTATTGGTTCCTTTATATTTTGAAAAATCGACTTCAAATTCTTTTCCTCTTTGCGGCAGACCAACTGCCGAAACAGATTCATAGGGCTCAAATGTAGACAAGTCAAGAGGGTTTTTGATTGTTCCAACAATCACATTTACCTGTTTTGTGCCGCTGGCATAGTTTGCAATCAATCTAAATTTCACCTTTTTACGCGAATCAAAATCAGAGAAATAAGGCGATATTAAGTATCCACTTTCTGTATTATTGTATAACAAAAAGACATTTGGCGAACTGTTTACATTGTTTAAATAGTACTTAACAATCCTTCCTAAATATTCTGTTCCCGATTTATTTGTTGTCCAACATAATTCCTCCAGACTATTATAAATAGTTTTTGCATCATATTGATCAAAAGTTTCTGTAAAAGGAGCTTGTTCTGTACAAACTATTTTAAAGGAATAACTATCGCTTGAAATACTAGTTAAACCAACACTACAATTTGCTTTTACTCTAAAATCATAGTTTTTATTTGCTGCTAAACCAGTAAGTATAAATGGATTTGTTGCTGCTAAAACACTTGTTTCGGTTCCTTCTGCAAATCCACGCGGACCATATTCGATCTGCCAGCCTTCTGTTTGTTTTTTTACATTATTATCTTTCCAACCTAATAAAACTTTGTCTACCCCTATTTGGGTTGCTGTTAATGCAGTTGGTTTAGGACAGTCATTTTGCGTATATTCAAAATCATCAATATAGATTTTAATTCGGCCATTAACTTCATTTTGTTTAATTCCTATAAATTTATCTGTTCCGTAATAATCAGAAAAATCAACTTCATACTTAACCCACTCTCCCTTTATATCGGCTACAGGAATCTTCAATACACGATAAGAAGTAAATGTTTTATAATCAGCTGAATTAGAAAGAGTTCCAATTACAATTTCTTTTGCTAAGCCATTATTCTGTTCTTTTAGTAATAACATCCAAAAAGTAATTTTTTTATAATTATCAAAATCTTTTAATCGCGGTGTGACTAAAATTATTTCATTGGATTTACTTCCGCTTTCAGGCGTATAATCGGCATTCAGCTCATTGAACATATTTAACGAATACTGGCCATTATGCACAGTTGGCAAAGAAATATCTTTAGATTTTACACTAATAAAAGAGCTTGGAATCCAAAATCGGTCAATAATCTTTGGTGTAATCCTGGTCCAACAACCCTCTTTATCAAAAACAGCATTTTCAAAATTCTCGCTAAATCCTGCATTTACCCCAGAACATTTGGTTTTAAAATATCCTTTATCAGACCAGTCGCTATATCCGCTTCCACACTTGGTTCGTATATAAAAATCGTATTCTGTATTATCTAAAATAGACTCTGTAAGCTTAATTGATGATGACATTGCATTTACAATAGTACCTGATCCGTGCAAAAAACCTTTTGGCCCATATTCTACCTGCCATTCCGTTGCCGGTTTATAACTATCCCATTCAATGGTTGCAAAATTATAATCAAAACTCAGCATTCTCGGGTTTAAAGGTTCATTACACAAAGGTGCTTTTTCAAAAATAAAATCGTCTATAACAAAAATCGAATTAGCCAGATTATTTTGCTTCAAAGCGATATAATGATGGTTATTGCCGTTTTTGTAATTATCGAAATAAATAGTGTGCTGTTTCCAGAAAGGTAATTTATTTAAACCATAAATTTCATTCATTTCTGAAGCCGAAATAGTCTTTAAAGCAACAAATGTTGAAGCATCTTTTGGGTCAGACATTGTACCTACTATCAAAGAATTAGTATTATAATTATCCGTCCCATAAGCAATAAGATTAAATCTAATTCTTTCAGTAGTATCTATATTACCAATATACGGGCTTATTAAATAGGATTTTTGAGCAACATTTTTACCATCAAGTGACCCATTCATAATAATCACACGTTTTCCGGTTTTTGGAGTTAGCTGACCCGGAAGTTGACTGGAATCTGAGTTTTTGTAAATCGAAGATATATTGGTAATCGTGCTCCAACAAGGATCTATATAATTTGGCCCTTCAAACGAAGTGGAATAATTATCTGTGATTGTTTCACAAATCGTTTTAAATTTTACTGAAGTCCAATTTGAATATAAATCATCAATACAATTTGCTCTTACTTTTACTTCATATTCAGTCGCTCCCGAAAGATTGTTTAAAACAAATGGGCTA from uncultured Flavobacterium sp. carries:
- a CDS encoding lipid A deacylase LpxR family protein yields the protein MRSKKVFFAFLILSSTLIFGQAKTKEIGLITDNDLYTSSKNDMYYTNGLEFFYRFLSKNNNEKINKKITEFRIGQYIYNPRFINKEAVYENDRPFTAYLFAEAGRSFFYQSESVLKTDFQVGFMGPNALGRETQESFHHLIGYKNVYGWENQLHNAFGVQAHALYSKKLFPNKHNDFVDLHFQSEANLGTIFTGVSTGLLARIGFKKLLPIYDSNLHDASVSSTPQYNIREFYFYAIPSVNYQFYDATIQGSLFEHTSPLTFDIVPWRFNAEFGLKYRHNNWNLSYSFIYRGREVEPNDITNTNTGYFYGSIRLGYLLK
- the mtgA gene encoding monofunctional biosynthetic peptidoglycan transglycosylase, encoding MAATKKPAPKKTTASKPKPASKKTNRSFGEKVKWFFIKACLWFFGVSIASVVFFKYVPVPFTPLMIIRAIENKTAGKEVYFDHDWEPIDKISMNLQKAVIASEDGTFLTHNGFDFKALQKAYKSNERGRRIRGGSTISQQTAKNVFLWQGKSYLRKGLEAYFTVLIEIIWGKERIMEVYLNSIEMGDGVYGAYAATEHWYRCDASSLTPMQAAGIAAILPNPRKFKATGSSSYINRRKERIVREMRAVGKINYNAK
- a CDS encoding choice-of-anchor J domain-containing protein encodes the protein MQKTTLIFLFFLLNLSFLRANNRDVVNNASFNVSFSLTGEVFVEFYSYNPATTFKWELEYGPAGFQTGQGTTRSVNGTGIMTFKLNPFIKYDFRIRSNEWVGTQLVWTDWSETLTVSTSNTYNFVGYTNDFNNRNESQSDWKGVIYNNSDAQSYFYMPENDSHGGASGSSVKITNSYKGSIAFVSPKFNDLTIDLKISFWVRDLYAGSELLVGTMSDPNNMATFHLLSEVAVVNPVNNWEQKTVYFNNYKGGDQYVVFLFKSKSSDNNYVYISLDDISCEKSINCFDQTNLAVSNISEKSAQFNFNAPDQNNFEVSLKDLTSGLSEVYKTSSSPFVLNNLSGATEYEVKVRANCIDDLYSNWTSVKFKTICETITDNYSTSFEGPNYIDPCWSTITNISSIYKNSDSSQLPGQLTPKTGKRVIIMNGSLDGKNVAQKSYLISPYIGNIDTTERIRFNLIAYGTDNYNTNSLIVGTMSDPKDASTFVALKTISASEMNEIYGLNKLPFWKQHTIYFDNYKNGNNHHYIALKQNNLANSIFVIDDFIFEKAPLCNEPLNPRMLSFDYNFATIEWDSYKPATEWQVEYGPKGFLHGSGTIVNAMSSSIKLTESILDNTEYDFYIRTKCGSGYSDWSDKGYFKTKCSGVNAGFSENFENAVFDKEGCWTRITPKIIDRFWIPSSFISVKSKDISLPTVHNGQYSLNMFNELNADYTPESGSKSNEIILVTPRLKDFDNYKKITFWMLLLKEQNNGLAKEIVIGTLSNSADYKTFTSYRVLKIPVADIKGEWVKYEVDFSDYYGTDKFIGIKQNEVNGRIKIYIDDFEYTQNDCPKPTALTATQIGVDKVLLGWKDNNVKKQTEGWQIEYGPRGFAEGTETSVLAATNPFILTGLAANKNYDFRVKANCSVGLTSISSDSYSFKIVCTEQAPFTETFDQYDAKTIYNSLEELCWTTNKSGTEYLGRIVKYYLNNVNSSPNVFLLYNNTESGYLISPYFSDFDSRKKVKFRLIANYASGTKQVNVIVGTIKNPLDLSTFEPYESVSAVGLPQRGKEFEVDFSKYKGTNKQIAFKLESNENNNYTTNTVLLDNIIYGEKQSCPEPIDIAVTNINNNSADVKWIFKDLIQHNVQIEYGVTGFTQGTGTIVTVNKNEIAISGLERATSYDFYIKTICDNQNSIVVGPIKIETSCDIKPLPWIEKFNTVSSYGKNVLPDCFKLVLGDLTLRNIPQKLTGYEPDRLRTGYDDTSYIEINVSPSTEVVTPIFHLNSGTSYKFSLKARKGYEYSSFAVLVSVGRGQNTYNMECDLNKIGTLSEYNYNDLSYYFTPIVSGDYSFLIDFNGQASGANMLADNFEVKEGYKSSINGNLKKVYDFETTPDDLVLEGTSYSKIAVDTYYKWLSMSGNGTDGKWIDATNTSKKVAKTTAASSLIWEMNPNSITKVNMKVDATKASRLFMSFDLKMPYLKSNTESMFRVIVNGNMLGEVIQSTASTRYSFNKHIFDLTPYVGSEIRISLQHIGKSDLGDDAFIDNIIFAEATESLSIVENSFIDLKYYPNPIENVLNIESNSIISNLEIYDLNGKLLSKKKYSDSKIAVDFKSFSTGVYMIVLIKDDKKETFKVIKK